A region from the Mya arenaria isolate MELC-2E11 chromosome 2, ASM2691426v1 genome encodes:
- the LOC128212059 gene encoding poly(ADP-ribose) glycohydrolase-like isoform X2 gives MSKPLKRKRTIIDYFSCQDIPTKTNTARTTRRTMASSEGKSATASAGTSSGNVPVLLESDTSDQEAAVGEEEEDQAVELKKDPRIPQKKPSKMSSNSQSWKGIPLKTLCTLMENKAPKGPLKPTERHKVLFKTPYQYDPKSPPKVYPNYVDKWDQYHVRMPCSNQNEYPVNGKLRRRWDMIQEVLLGDIPGPYEFNEKVLSYNSRYMGKWEFSVLTSFVKDFIQKEERLAFFARGGTLSKIARLALQLPHLCPTPIPLLKEKTNLSLTLSQQQVGCLLANAFFCTFPRRNAKNKTSEFSKYPGINFNTLFMGPPTSIKFEKIKCLVNYFNRFFKETPTGTVTFTRQYIDKMPDWERDGKQLSALHVSSEGTIEDDGVGMLQVDFANQFLGGGVLGNGCVQEEIRFLICPEMLVTRLFTECLGRNECLIMTGCERFSDYDGYASTFEWKSDYMDKTPRDAWGRIQCEVVAIDALVIHDHKSQFRLEMVKRELSKAYCGFLSPGPADRALPAVCTGNWGCGAFGGDKQLKALIQLMAGARAGRDLCYFTFDDLQLRDDLYEIHKYLTSENMLTIGKLLSLIKAYRQKVLLQSKWTKKSGMRLYEFILHMCDGTLDDTDEDSNHGNDVMGSHGGQEVDPESLEFGSEEILDSDDEMGGGAGCKKLKREDSDDYKANTP, from the exons ATGAGTAAACCTCTAAAGAGGAAAAGAACCATTATAGATTACTTCAGCTGTCAAG ATATACCAACGAAAACAAACACTGCAAGAACCACTAGAAGGACAATGGCTTCATCAGAGGGAAA gTCTGCCACTGCTTCTGCTG GAACCTCGTCCGGAAACGTGCCCGTGTTACTGGAATCTGATACCTCAGACCA GGAGGCTGCAGTCGGTGAGGAGGAGGAGGACCAGGCAGTTGAGCTCAAGAAGGACCCTCGCATACCCCAGAAGAAACCCAGCAAGATGTCCTCTAACAGCCAATCCTGGAAG GGTATTCCCTTGAAGACTCTATGTACGCTGATGGAAAACAAAGCTCCTAAAGGGCCCCTTAAACCTACAGAGAGGCATAAAGTGCTGTTCAAAACTCCA TACCAGTACGACCCCAAGTCTCCTCCAAAAGTTTACCCAAACTACGTAGATAAATGGGACCAGTATCACGTGCGCATGCCCTGCTCCAACCAGAATGAATACCCTGTCAATGGGAAG TTACGGCGGCGCTGGGACATGATACAAGAAGTGCTGTTGGGGGACATTCCTGGACCATATGAATTTAAC GAGAAGGTGCTGTCCTACAATAGTCGGTACATGGGCAAATGGGAGTTTTCTGTCTTAACTTCTTTCGTAAAAGAT TTTATACAGAAAGAGGAAAGACTGGCATTCTTCGCGCGTGGCGGAACCTTGAGCAAGATAGCCCGTCTGGCCCTACAGCTGCCACACCTTTGTCCAACA CCGATACCACTGTTGAAGGAGAAGACGAACCTGAGTTTGACACTGAGCCAGCAGCAGGTCGGCTGTCTCCTCGCTAACGCTTTCTTCTGCACATTCCCCCGCAGGAAtgccaaaaacaaaacatcagaGTTTTCCAAATATCCAGGGATCAACTTCAACAC GCTGTTCATGGGTCCACCTACATCCATCAAGTTTGAGAAGATAAAATGTCTGGTGAACTATTTTAACAGATTCTTCAAGGAAA CCCCAACTGGTACAGTGACATTTACCCGGCAGTATATAGACAAGATGCCAGACTGGGAACGGGATGGGAAACAGCTAAGTGCCCTCCATGTCTCCTCAGAGGGAACAATTGAGGATGATGGAGTTGGCATGCTACAG GTGGACTTTGCCAACCAGTTTCTTGGTGGGGGCGTGCTGGGTAACGGATGTGTTCAGGAGGAGATCCGCTTCCTCATCTGCCCTGAGATGCTGGTGACTCGTCTGTTTACAGAGTGCCTCGGGAGGAACGAGTGCCTCATCATGACAG GCTGTGAGAGGTTCAGTGACTATGATGGCTATGCCAGCACATTTGAATGGAAATCTGACTACATGGATAAAACTCCAAG AGATGCATGGGGCCGTATACAGTGTGAGGTGGTGGCTATTGATGCCCTCGTTATACACGACCACAAGTCTCAGTTCCGCTTGGAAATGGTCAAACGAGAGCTCAGCAAG GCCTACTGTGGTTTTCTAAGCCCGGGTCCTGCTGACCGGGCTCTCCCTGCCGTGTGCACAGGCAACTGGGGCTGTGGGGCCTTTGGTGGTGACAAACAACTTAAAG CCCTGATACAGTTGATGGCAGGGGCGAGGGCCGGCCGTGATTTGTGCTACTTCACGTTTGATGATTTGCAATTACGAGATGATCTCTACGAAATACACAAGTACCTGACTTCAGAAAACATGCTCACCATAG GCAAGTTGCTGTCATTAATAAAAGCGTACCGGCAGAAAGTACTACTGCAATCGAAGTGGACAAAGAAGTCAGGCATGCGTCTGTACGAGTTTATCTTGCACATGTGTGACGGCACCCTGGATGATACAGATGAGGACAGTAACCATGGTAACGACGTCATGGGGAGTCATGGAGGTCAGGAGGTTGACCCAGAGAGCTTGGAGTTTGGCAGCGAGGAAATCCTGGACAGCGATGATGAAATGGGAGGCGGGGCAGGCTGTAAGAAACTGAAGAGAGAGGATTCTGATGACTATAAAGCCAATACACCCTGA
- the LOC128212059 gene encoding poly(ADP-ribose) glycohydrolase-like isoform X1 — protein sequence MSKPLKRKRTIIDYFSCQDIPTKTNTARTTRRTMASSEGKSATASAGTSSGNVPVLLESDTSDQEAAVGEEEEDQAVELKKDPRIPQKKPSKMSSNSQSWKGIPLKTLCTLMENKAPKGPLKPTERHKVLFKTPYQYDPKSPPKVYPNYVDKWDQYHVRMPCSNQNEYPVNGKLRRRWDMIQEVLLGDIPGPYEFNEKVLSYNSRYMGKWEFSVLTSFVKDFIQKEERLAFFARGGTLSKIARLALQLPHLCPTPIPLLKEKTNLSLTLSQQQVGCLLANAFFCTFPRRNAKNKTSEFSKYPGINFNTLFMGPPTSIKFEKIKCLVNYFNRFFKETPTGTVTFTRQYIDKMPDWERDGKQLSALHVSSEGTIEDDGVGMLQVDFANQFLGGGVLGNGCVQEEIRFLICPEMLVTRLFTECLGRNECLIMTGCERFSDYDGYASTFEWKSDYMDKTPRDAWGRIQCEVVAIDALVIHDHKSQFRLEMVKRELSKAYCGFLSPGPADRALPAVCTGNWGCGAFGGDKQLKALIQLMAGARAGRDLCYFTFDDLQLRDDLYEIHKYLTSENMLTIGDLVGQIVDYGKDCVAQIRHSSHNDQELFEFIKLGLVKRDYSQLSLDGNSNNVQLPQNTRHPNKPLSYPGSGSDQIGGHDQGQVQGRRHKNDGQVAGRRHGSTSSYRSQTKGQGSGHESFSGQGHRLGGNKNASYAETVTGKHKEQGQSPGKDRNDSVAGALDWGHTPDVGHTDTSTPHKQGESDKTLSQTI from the exons ATGAGTAAACCTCTAAAGAGGAAAAGAACCATTATAGATTACTTCAGCTGTCAAG ATATACCAACGAAAACAAACACTGCAAGAACCACTAGAAGGACAATGGCTTCATCAGAGGGAAA gTCTGCCACTGCTTCTGCTG GAACCTCGTCCGGAAACGTGCCCGTGTTACTGGAATCTGATACCTCAGACCA GGAGGCTGCAGTCGGTGAGGAGGAGGAGGACCAGGCAGTTGAGCTCAAGAAGGACCCTCGCATACCCCAGAAGAAACCCAGCAAGATGTCCTCTAACAGCCAATCCTGGAAG GGTATTCCCTTGAAGACTCTATGTACGCTGATGGAAAACAAAGCTCCTAAAGGGCCCCTTAAACCTACAGAGAGGCATAAAGTGCTGTTCAAAACTCCA TACCAGTACGACCCCAAGTCTCCTCCAAAAGTTTACCCAAACTACGTAGATAAATGGGACCAGTATCACGTGCGCATGCCCTGCTCCAACCAGAATGAATACCCTGTCAATGGGAAG TTACGGCGGCGCTGGGACATGATACAAGAAGTGCTGTTGGGGGACATTCCTGGACCATATGAATTTAAC GAGAAGGTGCTGTCCTACAATAGTCGGTACATGGGCAAATGGGAGTTTTCTGTCTTAACTTCTTTCGTAAAAGAT TTTATACAGAAAGAGGAAAGACTGGCATTCTTCGCGCGTGGCGGAACCTTGAGCAAGATAGCCCGTCTGGCCCTACAGCTGCCACACCTTTGTCCAACA CCGATACCACTGTTGAAGGAGAAGACGAACCTGAGTTTGACACTGAGCCAGCAGCAGGTCGGCTGTCTCCTCGCTAACGCTTTCTTCTGCACATTCCCCCGCAGGAAtgccaaaaacaaaacatcagaGTTTTCCAAATATCCAGGGATCAACTTCAACAC GCTGTTCATGGGTCCACCTACATCCATCAAGTTTGAGAAGATAAAATGTCTGGTGAACTATTTTAACAGATTCTTCAAGGAAA CCCCAACTGGTACAGTGACATTTACCCGGCAGTATATAGACAAGATGCCAGACTGGGAACGGGATGGGAAACAGCTAAGTGCCCTCCATGTCTCCTCAGAGGGAACAATTGAGGATGATGGAGTTGGCATGCTACAG GTGGACTTTGCCAACCAGTTTCTTGGTGGGGGCGTGCTGGGTAACGGATGTGTTCAGGAGGAGATCCGCTTCCTCATCTGCCCTGAGATGCTGGTGACTCGTCTGTTTACAGAGTGCCTCGGGAGGAACGAGTGCCTCATCATGACAG GCTGTGAGAGGTTCAGTGACTATGATGGCTATGCCAGCACATTTGAATGGAAATCTGACTACATGGATAAAACTCCAAG AGATGCATGGGGCCGTATACAGTGTGAGGTGGTGGCTATTGATGCCCTCGTTATACACGACCACAAGTCTCAGTTCCGCTTGGAAATGGTCAAACGAGAGCTCAGCAAG GCCTACTGTGGTTTTCTAAGCCCGGGTCCTGCTGACCGGGCTCTCCCTGCCGTGTGCACAGGCAACTGGGGCTGTGGGGCCTTTGGTGGTGACAAACAACTTAAAG CCCTGATACAGTTGATGGCAGGGGCGAGGGCCGGCCGTGATTTGTGCTACTTCACGTTTGATGATTTGCAATTACGAGATGATCTCTACGAAATACACAAGTACCTGACTTCAGAAAACATGCTCACCATAG GTGACCTGGTTGGTCAGATTGTGGACTATGGGAAGGATTGTGTTGCCCAGATCAGGCACAGCTCACATAATGACCAGGAGCTCTTTGAATTCATTAAACTTGGGCTTGTTAAAAGAGACTATTCACAACTTTCCTTAGATGGAAACAGCAATAATGTTCAATTACCACAAAATACTCGCCACCCCAATAAACCTTTGAGTTACCCCGGGAGTGGGTCTGACCAGATTGGTGGGCATGACCAGGGACAGGTGCAAGGGCGAAGGCATAAAAATGACGGTCAGGTGGCCGGCAGAAGGCATGGATCTACAAGCAGTTACCGTAGTCAGACTAAAGGCCAAGGATCTGGTCATGAATCATTTTCTGGGCAAGGACACAGATTAGGTGGAAATAAGAATGCTTCATATGCTGAGACGGTAACAGGCAAGCACAAGGAACAAGGCCAGTCACCAGGCAAAGATCGGAATGACTCTGTGGCGGGGGCTTTGGACTGGGGCCACACACCAGACGTTGGGCATACAGATACTAGTACCCCCCATAAACAAGGGGAAAGTGATAAAACATTAAGTCAGACAATCTGA